From the Priestia koreensis genome, one window contains:
- a CDS encoding cation:dicarboxylate symporter family transporter yields MKKLRLGIATQILIGLVLGVVVGVIWYENPGVETYLKPFGDLFLRLIKMIVIPIVVSTLIVGVAGTGSGKNVGRLGGKTILYFEIITTFAIVLGVLLANIFQVGHGVDLQAGTKADISQYQETEKSQEQKTVAETFLHIVPTNLFQSLAEGDILAIIFFSVLFGIGVAAIGERGKPILQFFEATSHAMFYVVNLVMKFAPIGVFALIGVTVSKFGVDSLLSLGKLVILVYAALIFFLIVVLGFVAKMCGVNIFKFLRYMKDELLLAFSTSSSETVLPRVMEKMEKLGCPKAIVSFVIPVGYSFNLDGAVLYQAIASLFLAQVYGIDLSIAQQLTLILMLMLTSKGMAAVPGASLVVLLATLGTIGVPPEGLAFIAGVDRILDMGRTVVNLTGNALAAVVMSKWEGVYNPQKGTEIMTNSYQEKVS; encoded by the coding sequence ATGAAAAAGCTCAGATTGGGAATTGCAACACAGATACTTATTGGTTTAGTACTAGGTGTAGTAGTTGGGGTTATTTGGTATGAGAATCCAGGCGTGGAAACATATTTAAAACCTTTTGGGGACTTGTTCTTACGCTTAATTAAAATGATTGTTATTCCGATTGTTGTATCAACATTAATCGTTGGTGTAGCAGGAACAGGTAGCGGAAAAAATGTTGGACGATTAGGTGGAAAAACGATTCTTTATTTCGAAATCATCACAACATTTGCGATTGTTTTAGGTGTACTACTAGCGAATATTTTCCAAGTTGGACACGGGGTAGATCTTCAAGCTGGTACGAAAGCAGATATTAGCCAATATCAAGAAACAGAAAAATCTCAAGAACAAAAAACAGTGGCAGAGACGTTCTTGCATATTGTACCAACGAACTTATTCCAATCTCTTGCTGAAGGAGACATCTTAGCGATTATCTTCTTCTCTGTTCTATTCGGTATTGGAGTAGCTGCGATCGGAGAAAGAGGAAAACCAATCTTACAATTCTTTGAAGCCACGTCACATGCCATGTTCTATGTTGTAAATCTAGTGATGAAATTTGCACCTATCGGAGTATTTGCTCTAATTGGTGTAACGGTTTCGAAGTTTGGTGTAGATTCATTACTATCATTAGGAAAGCTTGTCATTTTAGTTTATGCCGCTCTTATTTTCTTCCTAATTGTTGTATTAGGATTTGTGGCTAAAATGTGTGGAGTGAATATCTTTAAGTTTTTACGCTACATGAAGGACGAGCTGTTGCTTGCCTTTAGTACATCAAGCTCTGAAACAGTACTACCACGAGTAATGGAGAAAATGGAAAAACTAGGATGTCCAAAAGCGATTGTTTCCTTTGTTATTCCAGTAGGTTATTCCTTTAACCTAGATGGGGCCGTATTGTATCAGGCCATTGCTTCTTTATTCCTTGCGCAAGTGTATGGCATTGATTTAAGTATCGCCCAGCAGCTTACATTAATCTTAATGCTGATGCTTACATCAAAAGGAATGGCGGCTGTTCCAGGAGCTTCATTAGTTGTACTTCTTGCAACGCTTGGTACGATCGGCGTGCCTCCTGAAGGACTTGCATTTATCGCTGGAGTGGACCGTATCCTTGATATGGGACGTACAGTAGTGAACTTGACAGGTAACGCACTAGCAGCTGTTGTCATGTCAAAATGGGAAGGCGTTTATAACCCTCAAAAGGGAACTGAGATTATGACAAATTCTTATCAAGAAAAAGTATCTTAA
- a CDS encoding TrkH family potassium uptake protein, with translation MLSRQVKISPPQFLILTFVVFIILGTMLLKMPISSNQPISWLDSLFTITSAMTVTGLVVVDTGTAYSYVGQVIIMIWIQIGGLGIMSFAILFFMFLGKKIGFRERVLIQQSLNQTTIGGVIRLVRSLFAFSLIIEGIAVLFLSIRWVPELGWGKGLYYSLFHAVSAFNNAGFGLWPDNLMKYVGDPIVNLTISGLLILGGLGFTVMADVWRKRTFSKLSLHSKLMIVGTIVLNIVAMVIILLLEMNNAKTLGSLSWSDKLWAAYFQGVSPRTAGFNTIDVTQINDSTAFFTIILMFIGAGSASTGGGIKLTTFIIIVLAVFTYLKGKEEITTFKRSIDNKLVFKSLAIAMISILFVILAVFILSITEKAPFVKIVYEVVSAFGTVGLSMGLTFDLTWIGKVVLIFIMFLGKLGPLTLAFSLARRDSSKIRYPKEDVLAG, from the coding sequence TTGCTGTCACGCCAGGTTAAAATTAGTCCACCACAGTTTTTAATTTTGACGTTTGTCGTTTTTATCATATTGGGTACTATGTTACTGAAGATGCCAATTTCTTCTAATCAGCCTATTAGCTGGCTTGATTCTCTATTTACGATTACATCCGCTATGACCGTGACGGGATTAGTGGTAGTCGATACTGGAACAGCATACAGCTATGTAGGACAGGTCATTATTATGATTTGGATTCAAATTGGCGGACTTGGAATTATGTCTTTCGCTATTTTGTTCTTCATGTTTTTAGGAAAAAAAATCGGATTTCGGGAGCGCGTACTAATTCAACAATCCTTAAATCAGACAACCATAGGAGGAGTCATTCGCCTTGTGCGATCGCTTTTTGCTTTCTCACTTATTATCGAGGGAATTGCGGTTCTATTCCTTTCGATTCGTTGGGTTCCCGAGCTAGGTTGGGGAAAAGGGTTGTATTATAGCCTTTTCCATGCGGTCTCTGCTTTTAACAATGCCGGGTTTGGGCTTTGGCCTGATAATCTGATGAAGTATGTGGGAGATCCGATTGTAAACCTTACGATAAGTGGGTTGTTGATTTTAGGTGGATTGGGCTTTACGGTGATGGCGGATGTTTGGCGTAAGCGGACATTCAGCAAGCTGAGCTTACATTCAAAATTAATGATTGTAGGTACTATTGTTTTAAACATCGTAGCTATGGTCATCATCCTATTGCTGGAAATGAACAATGCCAAAACGCTTGGTTCACTTTCCTGGTCAGATAAGCTTTGGGCTGCATATTTCCAAGGAGTCAGCCCTCGAACGGCCGGTTTTAACACGATTGATGTTACCCAAATTAACGATTCTACTGCTTTCTTTACCATTATTTTGATGTTCATTGGAGCAGGGAGCGCTTCAACGGGTGGGGGCATTAAGTTAACGACCTTTATAATCATCGTTTTAGCCGTTTTTACGTACCTGAAAGGGAAAGAAGAAATCACAACGTTCAAGCGTTCGATTGACAACAAACTCGTTTTTAAATCATTGGCAATCGCGATGATTAGCATCCTGTTTGTAATACTCGCCGTTTTTATACTCAGTATTACAGAAAAAGCTCCATTCGTAAAAATTGTTTACGAAGTCGTCTCAGCATTTGGGACTGTTGGATTGTCCATGGGGTTAACATTTGATCTCACATGGATTGGCAAAGTAGTGCTAATTTTCATTATGTTCTTAGGTAAGTTAGGACCATTAACATTAGCATTCTCATTAGCACGAAGAGATTCCTCTAAAATCCGCTATCCGAAAGAGGATGTTCTTGCAGGGTAG
- a CDS encoding APC family permease, which yields MYMSLKRLLIGKPLKTRELGEQRLNKSKALAILSSDALSSVAYGPEQVLIVLATIGFTAFWYSLPIALGILILLIALIFSYRQIIYAYPHGGGAYVVSKTNLGEKFGLIAGGSLLVDYILTVSVSVSAGTDAITSAFPALHQHNVAIACVLVIFITVLNLRGVTESATILSYPVYLFVLGLFIMIGVGLFNIATGHAPAHAHPPVGTYVSGVSLFLLLKAFTSGCSALTGVEAVSNAIPNFQEPAAKNAARTLMMMGLLLAILFSGITFLAYWYGISPRGEETVVSQIASDTFGRGTLYYFIQVTTAMILVLAANTGFSAFPLLAVNLATDKYLPRMFSIRGDRLGYSNGIIILSILSIILIVAFQGKTENLIPLYAVGVFIPFTLSQTGMILKWIREKPKGWKHRFLINLLGALITLLVVFILFTTKFTQVWPVLIFMPLIVLMFLRIKSHYDAVGDQLRIYESETSQPIKGNIVVVPVAGITKVVENSLAYAQSIGDEVIAIYVAFDRESERKMEEKWKKWKPELRLFTFVSQYRSLIRPMGRVIDLIEEKADKHNYQVTVLIPQFITKKSWHYILHNQSGVLLRTYLLYRKNVIVTTVPYLFKK from the coding sequence ATGTATATGTCACTTAAAAGACTATTAATTGGAAAGCCGTTAAAAACAAGGGAGCTAGGTGAACAACGCCTGAACAAATCAAAGGCTTTGGCGATCCTTTCTTCAGATGCTCTATCGTCAGTAGCGTATGGTCCTGAGCAAGTACTCATCGTACTCGCTACCATCGGCTTTACAGCTTTTTGGTATTCCTTACCGATTGCTTTAGGAATTTTAATTTTGTTAATTGCGCTCATTTTTTCTTATCGTCAAATTATTTATGCCTATCCACACGGCGGTGGAGCCTACGTCGTTTCCAAAACAAACTTAGGAGAGAAATTTGGTTTAATTGCTGGAGGATCACTGCTCGTAGATTATATTTTAACGGTGTCAGTTAGTGTATCTGCGGGAACAGATGCCATTACGTCTGCTTTTCCTGCCCTACATCAGCACAACGTAGCAATCGCCTGTGTATTAGTTATTTTTATTACCGTATTGAATTTACGTGGCGTTACTGAATCAGCCACGATTTTATCTTATCCGGTTTATCTATTCGTTCTTGGCTTGTTCATTATGATAGGAGTAGGGCTTTTTAATATCGCAACAGGCCATGCGCCTGCTCATGCTCATCCACCTGTAGGTACGTACGTATCCGGAGTTAGCTTATTTCTATTACTTAAAGCTTTTACATCTGGATGTTCAGCTTTAACAGGGGTTGAAGCTGTATCAAATGCCATTCCAAACTTTCAAGAGCCTGCGGCAAAAAATGCGGCTCGTACGCTTATGATGATGGGGCTGCTACTAGCAATCTTATTCTCAGGCATTACATTCCTAGCGTATTGGTATGGAATTTCGCCACGCGGGGAAGAAACGGTTGTTTCTCAAATTGCGTCTGATACGTTTGGACGAGGCACGCTTTATTACTTTATCCAAGTTACAACAGCGATGATTTTAGTTTTAGCGGCAAACACAGGATTCTCAGCGTTCCCTCTTCTTGCCGTTAACTTAGCAACAGATAAATATTTACCGCGTATGTTTTCAATTCGCGGTGATCGCCTAGGTTATTCAAATGGGATTATCATCCTAAGCATTTTATCAATCATTTTGATTGTGGCTTTTCAAGGAAAAACGGAAAACCTTATTCCGCTTTATGCCGTTGGGGTATTTATTCCATTTACACTGTCTCAAACAGGTATGATTCTGAAGTGGATTCGAGAAAAGCCAAAAGGTTGGAAACATCGATTCCTAATTAACCTTTTAGGAGCGCTTATCACGCTGCTTGTTGTATTTATTCTCTTTACAACGAAATTTACGCAAGTATGGCCTGTGCTAATCTTTATGCCACTAATTGTTCTTATGTTTTTACGAATCAAGAGCCATTATGATGCCGTAGGAGATCAACTTCGCATTTATGAAAGCGAAACATCACAGCCAATAAAAGGAAACATTGTCGTTGTACCAGTTGCTGGTATTACAAAAGTGGTTGAAAATTCTCTTGCTTACGCACAGTCCATTGGTGACGAAGTCATTGCGATCTACGTTGCTTTTGACCGAGAAAGTGAACGAAAAATGGAAGAAAAATGGAAAAAATGGAAACCTGAACTTCGTCTTTTCACATTCGTGTCTCAGTACCGAAGCCTCATACGTCCGATGGGTCGAGTTATTGATTTAATTGAGGAAAAAGCTGATAAACATAATTATCAAGTAACCGTGCTTATTCCACAGTTTATTACGAAGAAGAGCTGGCATTACATTTTACACAATCAGTCAGGCGTTCTTCTAAGAACGTATCTACTGTATCGAAAAAATGTAATTGTCACGACAGTTCCGTACTTGTTTAAAAAATAA
- a CDS encoding peptide chain release factor 3 produces the protein MSTEKMKDIIDGRRTFAIISHPDAGKTTLTEKLLLLGGMIRSAGTVKAKKSGKYATSDWMEIEKQRGISVTSSVMQFSYSDHHINIVDTPGHQDFSEDTYRTLTAVDSAVMVIDGTKGIEEQTLKLFKVCRMRGIPILTFINKLDREGKDPLELLEEIEDVLEIESYPVTWPIGMGKRFQGTYDRFTKKIEIYRGNEDSFHVDFDGKEASDEVLQNVTPEYVETLKDEISLLDEAGNDFSVEKVKAGELTPVFFGSAIANFGVQSFFDAFLNLTSPPQPRNSSIGEITPEYKDFSGFIFKIQANMNPAHRDRIAFVRVCSGKFERGMNVTLARTERKMKLAQSHQFLASSRETVDEAYPGDIIGLYDAGNYQIGDTIIGEGQVFKFEPLPKFPPELFAKVRVKNAMKHKHFEKGITQLVQEGAVQLYRTPYFNDLILGAVGELQFQVFEHRMKAEYNVDIEFSRMQHSIARWVDKKQLKDGMTDSRVLHVEDRDDHSVLLFENEFVFRLFQDKYPDVKLLNIFEV, from the coding sequence ATGAGTACTGAAAAAATGAAAGATATTATTGATGGACGACGTACGTTTGCGATCATTTCACATCCAGATGCCGGGAAAACAACGCTTACTGAGAAACTGTTGTTGCTTGGGGGAATGATTCGTTCCGCTGGTACAGTTAAAGCGAAAAAAAGCGGAAAGTATGCAACCTCAGATTGGATGGAAATTGAGAAGCAGCGTGGAATTTCCGTTACTTCAAGTGTTATGCAATTTTCTTACAGCGATCATCATATTAATATTGTTGATACACCAGGTCACCAAGATTTCAGTGAGGATACGTACCGTACGTTAACAGCCGTAGATAGCGCAGTAATGGTAATTGACGGAACAAAAGGGATCGAGGAGCAAACTCTTAAATTATTTAAGGTTTGTCGTATGCGTGGAATTCCTATTCTGACGTTTATCAACAAACTAGACCGTGAAGGAAAAGACCCTCTGGAATTGTTAGAGGAGATTGAAGACGTGTTAGAAATTGAATCATACCCTGTTACGTGGCCAATTGGAATGGGAAAACGATTCCAAGGTACGTATGACCGCTTTACGAAAAAAATTGAGATTTATCGCGGAAACGAAGATTCATTCCACGTAGATTTCGACGGTAAAGAAGCAAGCGATGAAGTGCTTCAAAACGTGACTCCTGAATACGTAGAAACGCTTAAAGATGAGATTTCTCTTTTAGACGAAGCGGGTAATGATTTCTCCGTTGAAAAAGTGAAAGCTGGAGAGCTTACGCCTGTATTCTTCGGAAGCGCGATTGCAAACTTTGGTGTTCAATCGTTCTTTGATGCATTTTTAAACTTAACGTCTCCACCCCAACCAAGAAATTCAAGCATTGGAGAAATTACGCCTGAATACAAAGATTTCTCAGGATTTATCTTTAAAATTCAAGCAAACATGAACCCAGCTCACCGCGACCGCATTGCATTTGTTCGTGTATGTTCTGGAAAATTTGAACGTGGAATGAACGTAACGCTTGCTCGTACGGAGCGAAAAATGAAATTGGCACAGTCTCACCAGTTCTTAGCTTCTAGTCGTGAAACGGTTGATGAAGCTTATCCAGGGGATATCATCGGGCTATATGATGCAGGGAACTACCAAATTGGTGATACAATTATCGGAGAAGGTCAAGTGTTCAAATTTGAGCCGCTACCGAAATTCCCACCGGAGCTTTTTGCAAAGGTACGTGTTAAAAATGCGATGAAGCATAAGCATTTTGAAAAAGGGATTACACAGCTCGTGCAAGAAGGAGCTGTACAGCTTTATCGTACGCCTTATTTCAACGATCTGATCCTAGGAGCAGTAGGGGAGCTACAGTTCCAAGTATTTGAGCATCGTATGAAAGCTGAATACAATGTTGATATTGAATTCAGCAGAATGCAGCATAGTATTGCACGCTGGGTTGATAAAAAGCAGTTGAAAGATGGCATGACCGATTCTCGTGTATTACATGTCGAAGATCGTGATGACCATAGCGTATTGCTGTTTGAAAATGAATTTGTCTTCCGTCTCTTCCAAGACAAATACCCAGATGTTAAATTGTTGAATATTTTCGAAGTATAA
- a CDS encoding diacylglycerol/lipid kinase family protein yields MENQTDQALVIINPKAGNGNLVNSLKDILPELSMKYNDLKILHTKKEGDAKEFCRQYGEHVSTVIVFGGDGTVFECTNGLAPLHKRPTLAIIPGGTCNDFSRTLGIPQNIKQAVQTIVQGYTTHVDVAQANEHYFLNFLGMGLVEEVSKNIDPNEKSLFGKLGYYLSTLRTLKEADTLNVSVTVDGQQYNEELVMLLIGNGEYIGGMSSFIPNVSYNDGTLDILMVKNTDLQTLKEFFSSRIFNQEFSENIIHVQGTSIDIQTLQPHSIDTDGEHVLETPCKIQLLPGHFQMIANPVE; encoded by the coding sequence ATGGAAAATCAAACAGATCAAGCCCTTGTAATCATTAATCCAAAAGCCGGAAACGGTAATTTAGTGAATTCTTTAAAGGACATTTTGCCTGAGCTATCAATGAAATATAACGACTTAAAAATTCTCCATACGAAAAAAGAAGGCGATGCAAAAGAGTTTTGTCGGCAATACGGAGAGCACGTAAGCACAGTAATTGTCTTTGGCGGCGATGGAACGGTCTTTGAATGTACCAACGGGCTAGCTCCCCTTCATAAGCGCCCAACGCTCGCGATTATTCCGGGTGGAACATGCAATGACTTCTCACGGACGTTAGGGATTCCGCAAAATATTAAACAGGCTGTTCAAACGATCGTCCAAGGCTATACGACGCACGTAGACGTAGCTCAAGCAAACGAGCATTATTTTCTTAACTTTTTGGGAATGGGATTAGTTGAGGAAGTTTCCAAAAATATTGACCCAAATGAAAAATCATTGTTCGGAAAGCTAGGCTATTATTTAAGTACTCTTCGAACGTTAAAAGAGGCCGATACGCTCAACGTAAGCGTAACAGTTGATGGACAGCAATATAATGAAGAATTAGTCATGCTCCTAATTGGGAACGGAGAATATATAGGAGGAATGTCTTCCTTCATTCCGAATGTGTCATATAATGATGGAACACTTGATATTCTAATGGTAAAAAATACGGATCTTCAAACATTAAAAGAATTTTTTTCTTCTCGTATTTTTAACCAAGAGTTTAGTGAAAATATCATTCATGTCCAAGGAACATCGATTGATATTCAGACCTTACAGCCACACTCCATTGATACAGATGGCGAACACGTCTTAGAAACGCCTTGTAAAATTCAGCTGTTGCCGGGGCATTTTCAAATGATCGCGAATCCCGTAGAATGA
- a CDS encoding DUF3920 family protein: protein MKKTLREILDKRGFFQEYNNWYVMEDSFSWNLDILQHEVFHCMETFIDVPIVFCDTCDANKIAADLGQEEVEIFLFSSGMYWREIKVIFIFSFNDYYELLQTIFHELRHVMQEEITEFSTAFEEDKYRPYSERLTEIDAFHYADYCLQKFIFSHIEN from the coding sequence ATGAAAAAAACACTTCGAGAAATACTAGATAAAAGGGGATTTTTTCAAGAATACAACAATTGGTATGTAATGGAAGATTCATTTTCTTGGAATTTAGATATATTGCAACACGAAGTATTTCATTGCATGGAAACATTTATTGACGTTCCGATTGTATTTTGTGACACCTGTGATGCCAATAAAATTGCAGCCGACCTTGGGCAAGAGGAAGTAGAAATCTTCCTTTTTTCTTCCGGTATGTACTGGCGTGAAATTAAGGTCATTTTTATCTTTTCGTTCAATGACTATTATGAACTTCTCCAAACGATTTTCCATGAATTGCGTCACGTGATGCAGGAAGAAATCACTGAATTTTCTACAGCATTTGAAGAAGATAAATATCGCCCGTACAGCGAACGCTTGACAGAAATTGATGCGTTTCATTATGCAGATTATTGCCTTCAAAAATTCATTTTTAGCCATATAGAAAATTAA
- a CDS encoding PH domain-containing protein has product MFGKVAADVLGLSDVGSVITPDNYDKVDSDDYILHEDNEKIFFLIKSKSDEYCFTNKALIHLDGTSATSKKRMLRRYNYHTNKISHVLLETAGTIDLDVEIKFIIGSEKFSIDVHKKHLEELKDLYKALIKIEELTHENEIALGHAQQSLELASTTLSRVQSTETELVEQFKSINREAFNWLTQTKAKYSVKDFGFVFERYINN; this is encoded by the coding sequence ATGTTTGGAAAAGTAGCTGCAGACGTTTTGGGCTTAAGTGATGTAGGCTCTGTCATTACCCCTGATAACTACGATAAGGTTGATTCTGATGATTATATTTTGCACGAAGATAACGAGAAAATTTTCTTTTTAATCAAATCAAAGTCCGACGAATACTGTTTCACAAATAAAGCACTCATTCATTTAGATGGCACTAGCGCAACAAGCAAGAAGCGTATGCTACGCCGATATAACTACCATACAAACAAAATTTCTCACGTTCTTTTAGAAACAGCGGGAACGATTGATTTAGACGTAGAAATTAAATTTATCATTGGCTCTGAAAAATTCTCAATCGATGTTCATAAAAAACATTTAGAGGAACTAAAGGACCTTTACAAGGCATTAATTAAAATTGAAGAGCTTACGCATGAAAATGAAATTGCCCTCGGGCATGCACAGCAAAGCCTTGAGCTTGCGTCTACAACGTTAAGCCGTGTTCAAAGCACAGAAACAGAGTTAGTGGAGCAGTTTAAATCGATTAACAGAGAAGCGTTTAACTGGTTAACACAAACGAAAGCTAAATATTCGGTAAAAGACTTCGGTTTCGTATTTGAGCGTTATATTAATAACTAA
- a CDS encoding NAD-dependent malic enzyme: MSTFYLSNDGSMKTSLRGKDVLSTPMLNKGVAFTEEEREELGLDGILPPTVLTLEEQVKRAYRQFHSQPNNLRKNVWLSDLHNRNMVLFYRLLTEHLSEMLPIVYTPTVGQAIQEYSYEYHRPGGVYLSINDVDGIEKAFNNIGVDPNDIDLLVATDSESILGIGDWGVGGINIAIGKLAVYTAAAGIDPSRVLPVVLDVGTNNEKLLEDPLYIGNRHGRIRGEKYDQFIDAYVEKAVELFPNALLHWEDFGNVNARNIIDKYGDKILTFNDDIQGTGAITLAAILSAVQVTNTELKDHRIVVFGPGTAGIGNADQMRKDMVLNGLSEEEAYQRFWAIDQRGLLTDDMDDLLPFQTPYARPATEVKDWERNGNGIISLLDVIKHVKPTILIGTSGVPGAFTETIVREMAKHVERPVIMPMSNPTSLAEATPENIIEWTEGKALIATGSPFEPVVYKGVEYEIGQSNNAFIFPGLGLGSIVVKAKLITDGMFAAAAKAVGDMVDSRKPGASLLPSVKEIRSVSLAVAIAVAKVAIEEGIAQDPVEDIEKAVKEAMWHPIYKRVEAQ, translated from the coding sequence ATGAGTACATTTTACCTTTCAAATGACGGATCAATGAAGACTTCTCTAAGAGGAAAGGACGTTCTTTCTACTCCTATGCTTAATAAAGGGGTAGCTTTTACAGAAGAGGAGAGGGAGGAATTAGGTCTAGACGGAATTTTACCTCCAACAGTACTAACCTTAGAAGAACAGGTAAAACGCGCTTATCGTCAGTTTCATTCACAGCCGAATAACCTGCGTAAAAATGTTTGGCTAAGTGACTTACATAACCGTAATATGGTGCTTTTTTATCGCTTGCTAACCGAGCATTTAAGCGAAATGCTACCAATTGTTTATACACCTACAGTCGGACAAGCGATTCAAGAATATAGTTATGAATATCATCGTCCAGGAGGCGTTTATTTATCCATCAACGATGTCGATGGTATTGAAAAAGCGTTCAACAACATTGGCGTAGACCCGAATGATATTGATTTGCTTGTTGCAACAGATTCAGAAAGTATTTTAGGGATTGGCGACTGGGGAGTTGGCGGTATTAACATTGCAATTGGAAAACTGGCTGTTTATACAGCGGCAGCAGGAATTGATCCTAGCCGCGTTCTTCCTGTTGTTTTGGATGTTGGGACAAACAATGAAAAATTATTAGAAGATCCGCTGTACATCGGAAATAGACATGGGCGTATTCGCGGAGAAAAGTATGACCAGTTCATTGATGCTTATGTGGAAAAGGCGGTCGAATTATTCCCGAATGCACTATTGCATTGGGAGGATTTTGGGAATGTCAATGCGCGCAATATTATCGACAAATATGGGGACAAAATCTTGACGTTTAACGATGATATCCAAGGAACAGGGGCTATCACACTAGCGGCTATTTTATCAGCTGTTCAGGTGACGAATACAGAGCTTAAAGATCATCGAATTGTCGTTTTTGGTCCTGGAACAGCGGGTATTGGAAACGCTGATCAAATGAGAAAAGATATGGTCTTAAACGGTCTTTCAGAAGAAGAGGCATATCAACGTTTTTGGGCAATTGATCAAAGAGGTCTTTTAACAGATGATATGGATGATTTACTTCCGTTCCAAACCCCATATGCGCGTCCAGCTACAGAGGTAAAGGACTGGGAGCGAAATGGAAATGGTATTATTTCATTGCTTGATGTCATAAAGCATGTCAAACCAACAATTCTAATCGGGACATCGGGTGTGCCTGGTGCGTTCACGGAAACGATCGTTCGTGAAATGGCAAAACATGTGGAGCGTCCTGTTATTATGCCAATGTCCAATCCTACATCGCTTGCAGAAGCAACGCCGGAAAATATCATCGAATGGACGGAAGGCAAAGCTCTTATTGCGACGGGAAGTCCGTTTGAACCTGTTGTTTATAAGGGTGTCGAATATGAGATTGGTCAATCAAATAACGCATTCATTTTCCCAGGTCTAGGACTTGGTTCAATCGTTGTAAAAGCGAAATTAATTACAGATGGCATGTTTGCAGCAGCAGCAAAAGCGGTAGGTGATATGGTGGATAGTCGTAAACCTGGTGCTTCTCTGCTTCCGAGCGTAAAGGAAATTCGTTCCGTTTCGTTAGCGGTAGCTATTGCGGTGGCGAAAGTGGCGATTGAAGAAGGAATTGCTCAAGATCCCGTAGAAGATATTGAAAAAGCAGTAAAAGAAGCAATGTGGCATCCAATCTATAAGCGAGTAGAGGCACAATAA